tatatatgtattattAGACGTATATAAAATTTACGATTATATTTGAATACTGTATTGGAGTATTTATTTGCTCAAATACTTTGTAAATACGTGTAAATACCGTACACCAAACGCGCTTGTTTCCAAATTTTGCAGATGCATGTAccgtctagagtcactaaataagctacgcttcagtgtatcgacactgagttccaagagcgatcatgcgccatcttgtttccgcgccacacTACCCACGCGCGGGCGCACTTCTGACGCACTTCAGCGAACGATGCCGTCTGTCGTACACGGGTGAAATGTTCttttctcttgcaagcagctcatcaaggttgacggccttgagctgaCCTTGATatcttcgggacgctctggtggacaatacaagGATTAtcgcacagggagcattataTTATCCGTCTTTGACCCTCAACTCGGgatgataccggtgtggtgcaaaaacaagatggcgctcctgctctccgtTGGActtcagtgtcgatactctgaagcgaagcttatttagtacTGTCATGTCTGAGGCATTGCTTAGAGGCTAGATATTAATCACCTGGTGTaaaggattagtacacatcTAGAAGTTTCTTTCTGGAATACATAGATACTGCACGTGTAGAATCAAATGGCATCAACATTACTCATTTCTATCAATACCACACTCAGTACTAAATAAGGGGCTTTGGCTCTGGAACCTCAGAAGGTCTCCAGGGCCTATGTCTAGATGTTACAGGCCCTTCTGGCATATTgttccttttattttatttgttttattgttTATTTGTTCAGCATATTGTTCCTATTGACCTCCTGGCATAATGTGCATATTGTTCTTCAGCTCCTGTGGTGAGGCTAATGTCTTTCATGAACCAACATCGTCTGATCAGACAGGAGCTGCATGGACGACAGAATCGTCTAATTAAATAATTCAAATCACCACGATGAAGCAACGCTGTAACATTGTAATGGTCCGCCTGAATGCTCATATAATCAGTTATTTAGTCTATACTGATCTTAGTTATCTGCTCGTTCAATGTATTTATGAAAGTATTTTgggcatttaaatactgtatttatatctACTACACCTACAAATTATTTATGCCAAGTATTTAAGTACATATTTAagcaaagtattttgtattttcattcaaatacataaaaattatatttacgccCATCCCTGCAGCAGATCAGTACTGTACGTACTTATTGTGAGGGTCTCTGTGCCAGACAGTCAATAACAGCCGTCTTTGCGTGTCCTCCGGCATAAGCTCACTGAGGAAGGGGACAAATGGTTAGTGATCCTCGTACCAAGGGGTTCCTCCGAGAGGGCCTTAATAAAACCGCAACGTACAATGAAAATTTCTGGTCATAATCTGGGTTTCGACTGTTCTTCACCACGGCTGTCCTCCACATTGTTCGCCTTGTGGAGTTCGGTTGAAGAGAGACCTTGAGAGACAAAAATATTCTGTCACAGCAAACGTTTACACATCCTAGGCAAGCGATTATGTACACTACCTTTACGTAGGAATTTGCGGGGCGCCCCAGTGAGGTCACAAGGTTTGTAGCACGCATTACTGCAACAATGTGAATCACTTCGTCATAGCAATCAACTTGCACAATCATCATGTCAGCTAAAAAACATCAAGCTTTCCTTACTGTGTACGGTGACGTGGCCGGTGTTGGTGTACGCCGCTAACTTTAACTTAGCTGCAAAAATATCGTAACAACAAATTTTTAGTGACACTTTGATATTAAAAACTTTATTAGGAACTTCTCCCGTTCATGGGCATcataaaaatacaaataaacaaacaaattaattaattaataaaaagGCATGGAAGTGTAAACATTTGTCCTCGTGAAATGAAAGGTCCCATTACCATTCCAAAGGTCACAAAAGGAAGAAATTCATCAGTTGCATTGTTCGCATTTATGAGCACAAGAAATCGTAACGTGTGCTTTCCCAAGAAGTGTGACAATGTACGTATTTAATCATTTCCGTTCAGCTACGAAGTCACAATAAAAAATCAGAGGGGGTTTGGAGGGGTTCAATCCCCTGCCCCCAaaaccgtacctttggtagtgaatttgggagagggaaacgagggtgaaatcttcctcccccatgtaaaatTCCCATAGAGCCCTTCCGAAATATTTTATCTGGCTACATTACTGATCGAGATGGTAGCAAACATTTTCTTCTCTCAGCACCACCCTGCAAATATGCGGGAAATTGCACTGCGCTTGAGCATTGGGAAATTATGTAGCCCGATTGGTTGTCACCGTTCCTGCGTCTTGAGGATCCGATTGGCCGCTGTCAGCAAAAGTACTTTCGATAGGGTTTTCCTCAACAGCCATTTCAATAAGGTTTTTGTGACAAACAGTAGCTCTAAGTAAAATAACATTGGTAACATAGTGACTGTAGAAACTCAAGCTTTCATCCGAGAACAAGCTGTCTATCCATTTTAGTGCCACTTTAACTAGTGACtcaaagaaaaaatggctaggaaggtCTCGCGAATTTTTACGTTATGCATAGTGACTcaagttccttttgtgttgctgtcaaggatttttttcactttcttgtccctTTTACAGCTTAgataatttcatttcatttttcacTACCTTAAGCACCCCTGGTGTTACATAAGGGGGGAAGACagtacaaaaaagaaagcagtAGTCGCAAAAGAGAGCAATAGCAACAATAACAGCTGCAACCCTGAAACTCACGAGAATATGTTACCTTTTCCACAGAAATAACCTCTCGGTCTATACTTCCTCGCGCTTCTCAGCGGAGACCTGGGATATTTCGGAGACAGCTTCGCCTGCTGCACGGACGCCATGCCCTTACGTATGAGCTCCTCCAAAATCTTCTCATCATCGGTGCTAGTATCGCTCGGGGTCACAGGTTCGCCGTTTACAACGTCGAGGTTCGATTCTGATTTCTCATCCTGCTCCGTGGTCGGTACCGACATGTCGGTGGTCGGAGTCTCCTCCCATCCGTCGGGAGACTTTCTGCTAGGCAGGCTGCTCGTACTCGTGGTGGAAGTGCAGTTCCCGGAGGCCACTTCGATTGTACGATCTCCGGAACAATGCGCGCTTGAAGTTGCAGGGTTCAACATATTGGACATGTCTTGGTAGCCGCATAAAATCCTATCTCGAGGTCCACTGCGCTTGTTACGCCCGCTCGAATTCGCTAGACTGCCGCGCTGCTCTTCCGAACTGGCAGAAGGCGTCAATTTGGCGTCTAGTGCGTCTTTTGCTTCCGCATCAGCAAAATTTGTTTTCATGGACTCCACGATGCTTTTCAGGCTTTTAACCACCAGGTGGACTTCATTGGCAGGACATACACTATCTGGGTCACACGTAATTCTCTTTGTCGTCGATGTGACTCCATTGTTATGTGTCGATGTCGTTTCCGTATCGGCGTCTCTTTCGCACTCCGAAATTTTGTCCGTTTTTATTAGCCTTATAAAAGCCGTGGATACCTTCGTAGACTCGAAGGAAGGACTGCTTTCTACCAAATTTACAGGCGTAGATGGAGACAGGTCTTGACAAGCATTGTTTGATGCAATGTTGTGTACACCTTGCAGATGTTCATCCTTTATGCTTGCTTTGCTTTTTAGTTCAAGGAATGTGCTATAAAGCTCATCGGATAACTTTTCAACATCCTCAGCCGACGGCAGGTCATCGACAGAGCATGAACGCTGTGACGCGCCGAGGCCGCTTTCCGACAGATTCTGTCCTGTTTCGCGCCTCCCAGACGTGCATGTCGACAACAATATATATTTCTTGGGTGAACCGACCTTTCGTTGACCGACAGTCTGAAGGTCCTCCACGGACCTCGACTTCTTTCGACTGCTAAAGATGTTCAACGAAAGAATCTTTTCGAGGCTGGCCTTCACTGCCAGTTCCACAATCTTGTCGATATCTTCCCGACTTTTGAGTGCGCCGAATGTTTCGTCAACCCTCCCATCCAGCAATCTTTCGTCGCTTTCTTCTCGCTCGACGAACCCATTTcctctagctggctcgacatcTGCACGCACGTCTTTCGCTCTACAGTTGCAGCACTCGCAGTGCCGTTGAACGGGCTTGCTTTCGTGCGTGGGAATGTCGGGCGGGGACGGCGCACGCGGTTTTCTCGAGTACCGACGACTCAGGTTCCTACAGGAAGCACGTTTCTTCTGCCATCCTTGTCCGAGGCAGCCAGCGAACTTCTGCAAGCATCGCTCGCAGCTGCAGTTCAGCACCGTGTTCTCGTCGTCGGCTGCTACCCCGGATTCCGAACGGCAGTACTGATGTCTCGGTGCTTGGGTTCGACATGCAAGGCCGTAACTTGGGTTGTTCTGCAGTCCAGCAAATGGCATCCTCACTGCTGGCCGCACATTGGACCTTCCCGAGTTTGACTGGGTTGGTCTTACGACTTCGTTTTTTAAGATGCCTCGGGAACACACACGGACGTCTTCTTCTGGACCCCGTGCGACCTTCCTCGAGTGTGCTTCGGCGTGTCGGGTTGTCTTCTGTAGAGGTTGATGCAAAGCGGGCACGTTCGTCCCGGTAAGGTGAGCCTTCGCATGTGCCATCCGCAGTAAATATGTTCTCGGTGGAACAGCTGGAATTTTGCCTTCCTCTAGAACTTGTTGCAAAGGTGGAATATTTCTCACGTTACTACGTGCATTTACTACAGCTTCTTCCAACCTGTTTTGGCCTTGCCGTGCTGAAGTCCCGTTCGTGACCAGCGTGCTAGGAACCATCTTCCTATCCCTCGAGGAGTCCCTGATGCCCGAAATGTTATCGAGCGGTGACAGAGGCACCGAGCGACACCTCTCCCCAGCTCTAAGTACGCCCGTCTGAGTGGACGTTCTTGGGAGGCCAATCTGGTTGGCTGCCTTTTGAAATGCGGCCTCCTGTTCCGAACGCACGTTTAGATTTGTGTGACAACCGCAAGAGCTTCTTCGACTCTTAGCCAGCATTGCTGCTTTCATCACCATCTTAGAGCTCTGGGTGCTGCCGAGGCTGTCACCGGAGGCGCTGCGAGTTTCGCAAGTGTCTGCTCGCAGCCTGTCGTTCTCCTTGTCGTGCGTGACACGCACGTGCGGCAACAAGTTCCTCTGCTGAGCTTTCATGTGCGGAGAAATTGGAATCTTGCTTGGACTGCACTGTCCGTTTATTTTTGCGCACGGCTTCTTTGACTTTCGTCCAACGATTTTAGCTTCTCTAGCGACAGTTTCTGCATCCGCAGCCCAGACTTTTCGTATGGACATGAGAGATGCTCTTGTGGGATTGCTTTTCATATCTCGAGACGCATCATCATTGCGTTCAGGTTTTTGCCCAAGACTACGTCGAAACGTTCGTGCAAAGCGATTATTTTGCGTTGTTGCAACGTCGGCGAAGTCGTTTGGGCTGTCTCTTGATGTACGAAATGATCGCAACCAAGAAGTCagccctttgctgcttgtgtttTGGCTGTCCATACTAaaacgagaaaagaaaaagacgatgGAAAATTTTAGGCAAGCTCTAAAGGCCGTCTTCGTAAAGGTTATATACTATGAACAGACATGACTACAATTCTTCACAGTATGCTTGCCTTCTTACTCATTTGCTGGTGCTGGTAAACAAACCCCATCTGTCAGTGCACCTGCCGACACTTATCTCACCTGTCCCCAATGTTTATGCTTTCCGCATCCGTGCGCGGAAACAGGTGCAGGACTTCATGCTTTCATGCGATCCGCGTAGTGTCTTCTCAAACAGACTACGGGAGAACGTCCAGCAAAGATGACAGTAGCTTCACAGTCAATCCCATTTTCAGAATGGAAAGCATCGAAGAGATAAAAGCGGAAAAACTTCCTAGAGGCAGCTCAAACGCTGCTCAAAACATTCAAACCTTTCAAACCATCTAGCGAAGCGCGCAATTGGTCAGATTGGTCAGGTGACCGTGCCGTAGCAAGGTGACCGTGGCGTGGCCAGGTTGTAAGCAAACAAAATCAAGCGTTATCATGTTTTGCTTTTGGCAATCGGAAAACACAATGCGTAAGAGAAGGTTTGACAAAATACAAACATATCACAACGCTTATGACGCTTATGAAGGCTCAAGAGATGTGGCAGCATCGCCAaaaatcaaaaataaaacttagtTTCACTTGGCTTGGCATGGCTTGAATTTTGGCGAGTCTACTATAGCCTATAGCAGAGTCGATAGCCCTTTGGAGTTGTCTTCCCAAATGATTCAACGTTTTCACGCACGTGCTCTGCATGGCGTGTGTTGTGTTTTAAAACCTATCACCGGAAGGACCGAGCGATCCCATGTAGAATGGTGAAATGCAGTTTGCGACAACCGCAAAATGTACGGTCGCATTGTGTATATGCCTTCGTGTAGCTACGCTGTAGCCTGTCACGCAGCATCAAACGTTATCGTGAGTGATTTTGTGTTTCCTTTACAAGACTCTGTCCGTTGAATACCTCCAGCAATAAGCAACCGAAGACCAGAGGGACACGGATCTTCAAAAAGCACGAAAGAAGTGCTTGGAACGTCTCGAATATGCCATGGAGGTACCATCAGATGTAGAGCACAACTTCACCGAATTCGACGGAGCGTATTTTCAGACATTCAACCTATTTAAACCCAGATTGAAAAAGCGTGAAAAAGAGAACCACGGAGCAGGGAACTGTGGTGACGCTGAGCGCCCAGCAAAAAAGGGTACAAAGCACAAGAAACAACACCCAGGGACTCAAGGTGACATCGGCGTAGAATATTCGAAAAGAAAGAACCCCAAAGAATACCACGAAGCACAAGACGATGAAAACGTCTCAGAAACAGAGATCTctgggaagaagaaaaaaggccAGAAGAAAGATTACACAGGTATCCCTGTATTGGGGGAGCAAGACGCCAGCGTGGAGCACCGCAAAGAAGCGACAGATAAGTTTAAAAGTTCCGAAGGGAACATTCACACACCAGTGCTCGAACACGAAGCATGTCAGGCCGAACATTCTAAGCCTCATAAGAGAAAGAAGCACGACGTAAACAGTGTGAATGAACCATCTGTGTGTGAACGTGGGGTAAGCGCACCGTGCTCGCAAGACGATATCGCGTTTCTTTTTTCTAGAGAAGGGACGCAACACTCCGAGTCGCTTTTAATGCCGAAGCACAGGAAAAGGAAAAAGCATTGTCACAGTGGAAAGGGTGATGTGCAGCAAATCCCTCTCTTTGCTTTGGGTGATGAGGTTTCAGAGACGAAAATCGGGAACGATACTTGTGTCCCTGAAAGCACGCTGGGCTTCTCCGTCCCAAATATCCTCGATGATGTCGACGTTTCTTCGAGCCACGAATGCAGTGCAACCGGGCTGCGAAACGAACCACTGCAAATAAATTTTGAAAGCATGCCAACGCCAAGTCCGGTACAAGAGGGCGCATCCACATCGGAATCTACGCTTTACCATCGTAGCAGCGAAAAGCTGGAAAGCATTCTTGGTGACCGAAGCATGTCGCAGTTACATTCCAGTTGTAGCCATGCTTCTGGCAGTGAAAAAAGTGACGCGTCTGTCATCCACGGAACCAAGCATAAAAGGAAGAGGCGCGGACGTGGCGAGACATTCGACGGTGGTTCTGCAGATTTGGAAGACGTTCTTTCCTTCCGAGGCTGTACATACGACGCAGAACAAAACGACAGCAGTATTAGCGTCAGTGGAAATAACGCGGTTTACGGTTCGTCCCAGGGTTTTATCGTGTCCTCTGGGGGCTTCGATGTGGACGTATCGCCTTTTAAGCACCCGGACGATCCTAAGCCAGGAGAGGTGATATTGCGCACCCATAACAAGCTGCAGCATCTCGATTTGTCCTGCAAGGAAGTTTCTGTCGGGACGTTTTCGTCGGAACATTCCTCGCCTTCGTCCGGTTGGAGTAGACACGTCGGCGGAAAAACGTGCGCTCGCAGAGACAATTCGCTAAGCCTGGATTTGAGTGAAAAGTTTGACGTTACCAGCAAGCAAAGTAGCGTAGCTGCGTACCCGCGAGAGTCTTCTGGCGCAGCGGAACGTGTCGGGGAACAGCAAAGAGAGGAAAAGGAACCCGGAAAGGTGCCGCTCGGCTATCGGAGTCCCTCAATCCAAGGCACGCGTTCGGGCGAATCGGAGGACGTCGACTTGTTTGCGGATATTTTGTCACCGCCAATTCTTTCTCCTCGTAagccaaagaaaaagaagtacagAGTGTGTGATGGCGTTGGGCCTGCAGTAGAGCTTAACCCACACGGAGATGGTTTGGCTGGGAAGCAATGTTCATATGCAGAGGACAATGAAGGAGATCTTGACGCAGAAAAGCGGGATGGCAACTGGCCCACGACTGAGTCTAGCCTGCGAAAAGATTCCTTGACTCATCATCATCCCaagaagaaaagtaaaaaacacaaaaaacggTTGAGCTTGGACAAGGAATGTCCTATCTTACAAGAGGATAAAGGAGAACGATGTTTGTATGCTGAGGACAACGATGGAGGTCTTGAAGCAGAAAAGTGTGATGGCAACTGGCCCACGATAGAGTTTAGCCTACAAAAAGACCCCTTGACTCGTCAGTGtccaaagaaaaaaagtaaaaagcacAAAAAAAGGTCTAGCTCTAACGAGGAATGTCCTATTTTACAAGAGGATAAAGGAGAACAATGTTTGTATGCTGAGCACAACGAAGGAGGTCTTGAGGCAGAAAAGTGTGATGGCAACTGGCCCACAGCTGAGTTTAGCCTGCAAAAAGATTCCTTGACTAGTCAGCGTCCCAAGAAGAAAACTAAAAAGCACAAAAAACAGTCTagcttgaatgaggaatgcccTATTTTACAAGAAGATAAAGGAAAACAATGTTCTTATTCAGAGGACAACAAAGGAGGTCCTTGAGACAGAAAAGTGTGATGGCGACTGGCCCACAATTGAGTTTAGCTCGCAAAAGCATTCCTTGACTCATCAGCGTCCCaagaagaaaagtaaaaagcacAAAAAGAAGTCTAGCTTTAATGAGGAATGTCCTGTTTTACAAGAGGATAAAGGAGAACAATGTTTGTATGCTGAGCACAACGAAGGAGGTCTTGAGGCAGAAAAGTGTGATGGCAACTGGCCCACAGCTGAGTTTTAGCCTGCAAAAAGATTCCTTGACTAGTCAGCGTCCCAAGAAGAAAACTAAAAAGCGCAAAAAACAGTCTagcttgaatgaggaatgcccTATTTTACAAGAAGATAAAGGAAAACAATGTTCTTATTCAGAGGACAACAAAGGAGGTCTTGAGACAGAAAAGTGTGATGGCGACTGGCCCACATTGAGTTTAGCTCGCAAAAGCATTCCTTGACTCATCAGCGTCCCaagaagaaaagtaaaaagcacAAAAAGAAGTCTAGCTTTAATGAGGAATGTCCTGTTTTACAAGAGGATAAAGAAAAGCAATGTTCGTATGCAGAGGTCAACGAAAGAGGTCGTGATGCAGAAAAGTGTGATGGCAACTTGCCCACGACTGAGTTTAGCCTCCAGAAAGATTCCTTGGCTCATCAGCATCCcaagaaaaaaagcaagaagCACAAAAAACGGTCTAGCATGAATAAGGAACGTTCTATACTACAAGAGGATAAAGGAAAACAATGTTCATATGCAGAGCAAAATAAAGGAGGTCTTGACACAGAAAAGCATTATGGCAACTCGCCCACAGTTGAGTTTATTCTGCAAAAGGATTCCTTGACTCCTCAGCATTTcaagaaaaaaagtaaaaagcacAAAAAACGGTCTACCATGAACAAGGAACATTCTATTTTACAagaggaaaaaggaaaacaatgtTCATATGCAGGAGACAACGAAGGAGGTCTTGACGCAGAAAAGTGTGATGGCAACCAGCCAACAATTGAGTTTAGCCTGCTAAAGGATTCTTCAATTCATCAACATCCtaagaaaaaaagtaaaaagcacAAAAAGCAGTCTAGCTTTACCGAGGGAAGTCCTATAGTACAAGAGGATAAACAAGAACATTGCTCATATGCAGAGGAAAATGAAGGAGGTCTTGACGCAGAAGCACACTCGGGGATTCCCGAAGATAGCGTCAAGACCCAGAACTGGTCATGCAGGTACTGTCTCAGTACTTTGGCAAAAATTTGGACGGTAGCGATGTTCCAAATGAATGTCCCAAGGAACATAAAAGGAAGTCACAAAAGAAGCACCGTAAAGACTCCGCGGAGAAGAAAACTCCCACTCTGCAGCCCTCACTGCAACCCCAGAGCCAGCAACGCACCATTGCCAAGAGTGACAACGGCACAGTCTCTAGTCAGCGTCGCAAGAAAAGCCAAGAAAAGCCTCACGGAAGTCACCAGAAGGATGATAGAGGGGAGAAGTTGTCTGCCGACCATACAGCACAAAATGCGTTGTGTTCCGAGTTGTCGACTCATGACAGCAGTGCTCCGAGTCCCCGTGAGGCGCAAAGCCCGAAAAACTCTGTGGAACCCCGCCAGACTGCCAGTAGAAAGACGGCGCTGCCGACTGAACGATCAGCACAAGCTCCAGAGCCCTTGATGAATGATTCCGATGCAGCACTCTTTTCTGAGGATGACAGTTCGAACGAAGAGGTATCTTGGGCGTTGCTCAACTCAAACAAAGGTTGGTTCTATCTCCTCTTTAGCGATGCATCAAATTATCTAatcatggttcccactggtccttgaaacccttCAATACCCCGGAATTTGACAGTGCCGTTTCAGCATCTGGGAAACCCTGCAACTTCCCCCACTGTCCGTGCAAATCCTTGATTATGCATCTTTTCTTATTTTCGTGGAGCTGCTACTACAAAATCCGTTTTTCGGGAGCGGCAGTTGCAAAACGACGCTGTCGTCACTCTGTAGCGCtctgatgagcctttggggtactttaaataaataagataaaataaACTCGTTGCAATAGGCACCTGCAGCAGAAACCAGAATTGCCTGAAAGGAACGTCTCCCTGCGTTGTACTCATGAACCCTCCCTCCTACGGTCTTTATCGTTCGGGAGAGTCATCAGTCACATTTGTAAATGGATTGCTATTTTGCGGTCCCCATGCATTCTCTAGTGTGACACCTATATTTTTGTGAAAACTGCGTTCTACGTGCCAGGCAAAATGACGGCTGAGCCTTAAAAGGTCCTTGAAAGACCCTCGAAATTTTGTTCCAGAATTCAGTGGGAACCACGTTCCTTGCTTTTCACTAGTGTTCATGGATATCACCTCAAAGCTCAAGCATTACCTATAAGTCTTGTGGGGTAATGTCCAGGTCGTAGGTTTGATCTCTGTCAAGGCTGTGCGTATAGTGATCTTGAAAACAAAGCGTACACTTGGTTACATACATAGTCCCTAAACATTGTTCAGAATGGCATCACTAGGGTGTGAGAGCTCTAGAGCTCTTTGCCCCACCTGAAAAAAGAGGGCTCGTCATGTTGTTGTGGCACCATCGTCCTGCTAAGCAAGACGGGGCAAGACGacaccagggatcggaaccggtatttttttcggtccggttcgggttcgggttcaggcatattggttcggttcgggtttagctccgctgaaccaaaattatcagcttgaacccggttcaggtatatcggttcggttcgtgTTCGGGTTCGACTCAGGGcccccacccccgcacatacacagacaaaaaaaaaaaaaatctgtcagcggtcgggggcatttacagggattggaacagttacttttttcggcctcggtttaaccggtccacgggcagtaattttgctacatgcaagcaagcttacgctcaccgtacacgat
This genomic stretch from Ornithodoros turicata isolate Travis chromosome 9, ASM3712646v1, whole genome shotgun sequence harbors:
- the LOC135368150 gene encoding uncharacterized protein LOC135368150; the encoded protein is MDSQNTSSKGLTSWLRSFRTSRDSPNDFADVATTQNNRFARTFRRSLGQKPERNDDASRDMKSNPTRASLMSIRKVWAADAETVAREAKIVGRKSKKPCAKINGQCSPSKIPISPHMKAQQRNLLPHVRVTHDKENDRLRADTCETRSASGDSLGSTQSSKMVMKAAMLAKSRRSSCGCHTNLNVRSEQEAAFQKAANQIGLPRTSTQTGVLRAGERCRSVPLSPLDNISGIRDSSRDRKMVPSTLVTNGTSARQGQNRLEEAVVNARSNVRNIPPLQQVLEEGKIPAVPPRTYLLRMAHAKAHLTGTNVPALHQPLQKTTRHAEAHSRKVARGPEEDVRVCSRGILKNEVVRPTQSNSGRSNVRPAVRMPFAGLQNNPSYGLACRTQAPRHQYCRSESGVAADDENTVLNCSCERCLQKFAGCLGQGWQKKRASCRNLSRRYSRKPRAPSPPDIPTHESKPVQRHCECCNCRAKDVRADVEPARGNGFVEREESDERLLDGRVDETFGALKSREDIDKIVELAVKASLEKILSLNIFSSRKKSRSVEDLQTVGQRKVGSPKKYILLSTCTSGRRETGQNLSESGLGASQRSCSVDDLPSAEDVEKLSDELYSTFLELKSKASIKDEHLQGVHNIASNNACQDLSPSTPVNLVESSPSFESTKVSTAFIRLIKTDKISECERDADTETTSTHNNGVTSTTKRITCDPDSVCPANEVHLVVKSLKSIVESMKTNFADAEAKDALDAKLTPSASSEEQRGSLANSSGRNKRSGPRDRILCGYQDMSNMLNPATSSAHCSGDRTIEVASGNCTSTTSTSSLPSRKSPDGWEETPTTDMSVPTTEQDEKSESNLDVVNGEPVTPSDTSTDDEKILEELIRKGMASVQQAKLSPKYPRSPLRSARKYRPRGYFCGKAKLKLAAYTNTGHVTVHIMRATNLVTSLGRPANSYVKVSLQPNSTRRTMWRTAVVKNSRNPDYDQKFSFELMPEDTQRRLLLTVWHRDPHNKHSELLGSMSFAMEKVLRCVQYARGWYRLLKQGLGAKGALRQCL